The genomic stretch ATAATTGGAAATCCCTCCACTGGTAGGACCACTCGTTCATCTTTGAAAAGAGCCGAATCCAACAACATTGCTCTTTTATCAAAGGTTGAACCTCAAAACATCCAAGAAGCCCTTGCTGATCCATCTTGGGTGTTAGCTATGAAGGAGGAATTGCAGCAATTTGAGAAGAACCAGGTCTGGTCATTGGTGCCTTATCCAAATGGAAAGAAAGTCATTGGCACCAAATGGATTTTCAGAAACAAGCTGGGTGAAGATGGATCTATAGTCCAAAAAAAAGCTAGATTGGTTGCTCAAGGATATTATCAAGAGGAAgggattgattttgatgaatcctttgcaCCTGTAGCTCGAATGGAAGCCATCACATTGCTCCTAGCATATGCTGCTCACTGTGGTTTCATGCTATTCCAAATGGACGTAAAGTGTGCCTTCTTCAATGGCATAATAGATAGAGAGGTTTATGTGGCTCAACCACCtgggtttgaaaacaaaatttttccTAACCATATTTTCAAACTAGCTAAAGCCTTGTATGGTTTAAGAtaagctcctagagcttggtatgagaggcttagctcatttttattgaaaaacaaCTTTCAAAGAGGAGCCACTGACACCACTTTATTTATTAGGAACTATCATGATCATTTTATTCTTGTGcaagtttatgttgatgatattATATTTGGTTCGGCTAATGAGGATTTGTGTGCAGATTTTACTAAGCTTATGACCAATGAATTTGATATAAGCATGATGGGAGAGCTCAATTTCTTTTTAGGCTTGCAAATCAAGCAAACTGCAGAAGGCATCTTCATCGatcaagaaaaatatgcaaaagaaCTAGTCAAGAAATTTGGGCTGGATTGTGCTAAGCAAATGGGAACTCCCATGCATCCTAATATCAAGCTTGATAAGGATGAATATGGTAGAGATGTTGATGAGACCCGTTATAGAGGGATGATTAGATCCCTAATCTATCTAACCTCCTCAAGGCCTGATATCATCCAAAGTGTTGGCGTTTGCTCCAGGTTTCAATCAAAGCCTAAGGAGTCCCATCTTTCAGCTGTCAAGAGGATCATCCGATATGTACTTGGTACCACTAATTATGGGTTATGGTTTTCTAAGACTGATTCTTTTCAATTAGTGGGTTTctgtgatgcagattttgctgGGGACAGGATTGATAGAAGAAGTATAAGTGGCATGTGCTGCTTTCTTGGAAAATCTCTCATTGTTTGGTCTAGCAAGAAGCAAGCTACTGTGGCACTTTCAACAGCCAAAGCTGAGTATATTGCAGCCTCCTCCTGTTGTTCTCAATTATTATGGCTGAAAACTCAACTAGCTGATTATAAACTGAATGTCTCTAATATtccattattttgtgacaaCATGAGTGCTATCAATATTTCCAAAAACCCTGTTTTGCACTCAAGGACAAAACACATTGAAGTTCGATTTCATTCTAtaagagaacatgtgcaaaatgAAAATTTGGATATTCAGTTTGTTAATTTTGAAGGTCAGCTAGCAGATATTTTCACCAAACCTTTGATAGAGGAAAGGTTCTGCAAGCTACGAACTGAACTGGGCATTCTTGctttatctttgttttcttaATGACTCTGCTAATGagattttttgtgttttgtctTATAAATTGCGGTGAGAATTTTCCTTTGGCAGATGATGAGTAATCCTCATTGAGTCACTATGAAGCCTACTGGATTCAAACTTGATCATAATGTATGATGGACATCTCGTGCTGGAGCAGTTCAAAACAAATGGGCTTTCCTTACTGAATCCATCAAGCCCATTTCATTGTTgcttttttcatttcttttgaAAATATGTCTTTCACTCATTTTGGGCCTCATTTATATCTGTTTTcaaatctattttttttgtttttgttttcttttgtttttatctGAAACGTACAAAGGTTACAGCTGTAACTTTCaatgtttttcaaaaccactttAAAGTTTTCATTTTTACCTGTTTTCAAGATGCAACCTTTGCACTCCTCCACACCTATATTAACTCCCCATTACATGCATCCATTCACACTACTCCCTCCACTCTTTCATCTTCTTTGAACCAATCCTCAATAAATATGGCACGAAAGAAGAGAGCCGCCCGCAGAGACTCCCAGAGTGGCACCCACCGTTCTGCTCACACACACCCTTCTCCCTCACAATCTCCTACTCATTCTTCACCACCATCACCACCAAATCCTTCTCCTGACATGGCCCACACTAAGACCACTGCTCGCCGTCCTGGCGTTGCTCCTCGCccctctcctcctcctccgccAAACACCTCTCAGCCTAGTTCGTCAAAACCCAGCTCTTCCAGAGGAAAGAGGCCTCTTCACGAAGACGAAGAGATTCCCCCTACTCAGCCTCGCCATACTTGTGGtacagtcatttactttcatctTTGTCCTGTTGCTAAACCTAGACTCTCCAATCCTATTGCTTACAAGTCCTTTTATGTTGATTTTCCTGATGAATCTTATGATCGTCGCCGTTTTTAATCTCTCATGAACTACCTGTTTTTCTACAAAGACGTTTACAAGCGTACTCTCTATCCCTCTAAAGCTTGTCAATCTAGAAAAACTCTGTAGGAAAGGTCTGAACTTTACCCCATTGTTTGCATATCAAGGTTGGGCACCCATACTGTCcatcaaagaaaaaatttacCCTGATTTGGTCAAACAGTTCTATAGCAACATGTCctataaagaaaggagaatcgcTTCTTTTGTTAAAGGCAAAGTGATCATTCTTGACAAATATCACTTAGGCAAAGCCTTATACTACCAGAACCGAGGACCTGATGTCTACACCTCTGGTAAGTGGGACAAAACGCTCAATGTCTCTTACTTTGATGCTCTAAGCACTGTCTGCATCAATATCCCTCTCCTGGAAGGTAACACTCCTACTCACAAGTCTCTTGGTCCAGTCCATGCCTAGTTGCATCGGATTGTAAATCACATCATCTTACCTAAGAGCGGTTCTTTTCAACGTGTTTCATTTTGTGACACACTGGTTTTGTATGCATTGCTTTCGAAAATCCCCATTTCTTTTGCTTACTTGCTTGTGAGACATATGTATGCTTGTGTCAGTACCAAAAATGCATTACCCTATGGCATGCTtcttacaaaaatttttcaatattaCAATGTTGATTTTGGGGCTGAAATTGCAAAAGATTGTAACTCATATATCAAAGGGGGTGGTGCAGTAAAGAAAACAGCTTCCAGGCGTCGCCAAACTGATGACAGCACTGATGTTCCCTCTGTTGATGAGGATCCTCTGATTCCCCCATCCACCTCTATTATGGTCAGGACCATGACACGCATCATGAAGCATATGCTTGAAGAATTCCCCAATCTGACAGACCTTCTTCTCCATCATGGTGTTGAGCACAAAAGGGTCCaagttttggaggaaaatgctcTCAAAAAGACTAAAGGAAAGATTCGGATTTTGAGAGACTTTGTAGAGGATATCGAGGTTGGGATCACAACTTCTGACAATGAGGGGGAGGACGATGGAACCTCTGATGAATCCAACTTTGATGCCTAGCTTCTTTTAATCTCATCTGTGATTATGACttagtttatttcttttgaAATTGTTTAAGTTTTTGGATGACTGTAAAGATCTTAACTACTCTGCTACTTAAACTATATGCACCAGCCACTAACAAATTTTGTACAGATTTTTCCTTTtctcccttgatgacaaaagggggagaaaagAAATGGAATGTTAGTTTTGCCTTAAGGGTTAATAGTGTTTGTTAAGAACAATGATGCTTTGTGGTGCTAATTAACTCATTTTGTCATGTGCTGTGTATCAATGCCTAGTGTTACTGATCTGTGCTATTAGTATTATATTGCTTGGAAATTTTGGTCTTGGCTGTTTTTAAGTTTTACCCAGGTAAAGATGTAAGCCATGATCAATGGGGAGTAATGCTAGCATTGAGGGGGAGCTACTCACAATCCAAATGTCATAAAAGGGAAGTGTTCTTAACTCTTTTAAATTAGTCTTTAACTCAGTGTTATCAGAACCGGatcggaccggccggttcgaccAAAAAACCGGTGAACCGGTAGTCTGGCCGGTTCGGTTAGTAATTTGGACCGGACCCGCAATTAAACCAGTCAACGGTGGTCAAACCCGTTGAAAACCGGCCGGTCCGCATCCATACTTCGCTAGACCCGCGCGGGTCCACGGTGCACCCGTGCGCTGCCGAACCATGGTAGAAGCTCCTATCCAAATTACTCAAAAAATGAGTAACACAGGTCTCGAACCCAAGTCAGCCAACATTCATGTCCCCTATCTTACCACTACGCCAGCATGAATCTCAATAGTATAAAcgacaaaatttaaatatataataaactataactgaatttttatattttttatccttTTAAATATGGATTCACATAGTAACAACATATAgtatacaaatatattaatatattgatattgattgtgttatattttattttttttgttcattaAATTGAGAAAGTATTTTGTATTAATGAGTAATTAGTAATTTATTATCTCATTTTGCAccataaattatatataagaattgatatttaattattattaatatatttttaaaaatatgtatttaatttttaattttatttctataatagtataacaaatataaattaattaataaattattgaaaattaaaataatagttatttaaatataaaaaataaaataaaaatatctataatagagcaaaaataataaaatatttattgttcttattccatattattttaaaataacttgaaattcttaaaatgttagtaaaaatatgtatgttaaattttaattttaaatttttcactattttttatttttatttatatatgacCGAGTCAACCGGTTCGACCAGTGACCCACCGGTTGAACCAGTAACCCAGTGACCCAGTAGTCTGACCGGTtcgatcaccggttcggttttGACAACTATGCTTTAACTTTCCTATTTTatcatgtttgtcatcaagggagaGATTGTTGAGCCTAGTTTGATTTTGGGttaattaatgatgacaaacattcAATTGGGTTTAAAGCCCAATATTGTTTAATATGTGTTTATTGTGGCAGGCCTATTAATTCTCTCACAGCCAAACAAAGCTACATGTTCATTCCTTTGATGCTTCAAGTAAATGCACAAGCCCAATACCTCTCTTTTGTTTCACCGTTCAGCAAGAATGAAAGGCTATGCATTTGGCAAAAGAAAAAGGACAGATGTCTATATCATGAGCAAAACAGGACAGCTGGCAAACAAAGGAGGCAACAACACAGCAAGGACATGTGTGGCTCTGTGAAAGCAAGAAAAGGAAACTAGGACAACCACTAACCCAAGGACATCAGCTGAGCAATACTAGGATCATGGTTGAGCAAAACACAATCGAGCAAAGAGCACAAAGCAGCAGTAGCAAGGAAATGGAGCAGAATATAAAAGAAGAGCATGCCAAGGAAGAAGGCCAAGCAAAGGACAGCAGAGGTAGTGGTCGAGCTCCTCAAGCAGCAGAGGTAGTGGAGCATGGTTAAGAAGGACTACTGCTAGCTATGACAGCTCCAACGAGCAGCTGGtacaagaaaatggaagagGCAACAATGAAGCCAAgttgaaaatatataacaaGTTTCATCCCACCATTTCAAGACATAAGAGGGAGAATACACACTCAGAGCACCATCTCTAAAACAAAGCTGGAATCTCTTTCTTCTACTCAAGCTTAATTCTGATCTTTGTGTTATGGCTGTCTTGCGTTATTTTCTGTTTTGAAAAAGGCAATTATGTGAGGTTCAAAAGCCAAGAGAGAAAAGGTAAGAGTAATGCAAAATAGCCACTGATTTCTGATGTATTTTGGGTTTATGAACTAGGATTAGTTCCCCTTatcaagttgggttagcacttggGGAAATTGAATCTGGTTGATTCCCCTTCCTAGTTGGGTCAGCACTATGGGAAGCTAAGCTTTTGTTGATGAAAGCTTGGGGGTAGATACTAGTTGAATTAGGGAGAAATTCAATGGTATTGGTGTATGTAATCTGTGAATGATTAGTGAAAATTTCACCATGGtttgtggtggagactggacGTATGATTCATTGCACAAAAAatccgaaccaggatacatgctggtCTTCATCTTCTCTTCCCTACTCTTTCAGCTCTGCGTATGAGACTATTTCAAATAATCTCCTGCAAATTGTGatacagcaaaaaaaaaaaaaaaaacaaagtttAAAGCCTTAAGATTTAAACTAACTTGATTCAACCCCCTTTTCAAGTTCAACTAGATCCATCAATAACTAATTTGTAACTAACAGTTATCTATTTTCATTACTTGCTATATTATCAACACAAACCAATCAAAagtaatacatctttaaaaatctattaaaatttaaaacatgatATAGAACAAAAATCAACCATGCCAAATAGATATAAAAAGCAGCCGACAAATCCTCACAgtataaaaatacatattttgtgttcataaaaaattaattattttgttattaatatacaagtttaattattttgttgaaaATGATGGTATAAAGCAACATGTATAAATGTAAGAAATTAAATATACGGTGAGTATATAACTGATTTGGTAGCTCTTttgtatttataaaataattttttaacttaCTTTTATTGATTTGGGATTATTTTTCCATCAATTTGGATAACCCATAATATTAAAGCAAttttttttggtgttttttttttcttcttccaccaATTACTTTTTTTCATTAGAGTTGCCCATAATGGATAATCATATCCGTTTAGTTTAAAATCAATTGACAAATCAGAATTGGTTTGTGATGATCGccaatttgtaaaaaaattctTGATTTTGAATCCCTAGAACCTAACTCTATTCTAATACCATGTTACCATggtacaaaaaatttaaaaaagaaacgaaaaattatttaaaaaaaatattatttttgttattcatatttttcatctgTAATTACAAAGTTTTTACCAATATATAAACCAAAAGTACGCTAAGAATGCACTTGTTATAGAATAATATCCTAATAAAttacattgattttttttttctaatcctCTTTGATATTTTTCTGATTCTTTTTCTCTAATTATGATATTCTAATAACTTTCACATAATAATAAGTATTGCAAGTGAACACAATTTTTCTTGCATCTAACCGTGGGTTTAGATTTCACCAACAtggtaaaaacaaaaaaggataGACCGATAGAGAGACCATTGAATCATTCATTCATCTCCGCATTACATGAGTCTCCATCAAGTTGAATCTGCAAAAGTTGTTCGAGTTTTTTCCtgttcattattattattaacaaatCTGGCTAGACCATGCATAAATTAAACTTAATTATTGCTTAATAATCAATTATGATAAACAATTTATTAATTGAAAGATTACCTCAAGTTTTCTATTGACTCAACTTCAAGGATTGAGGAAGCTTCCAAAACGTTCTGCTTAAATTTCTTTGCTGGAGGAACTAGTTCTATCCATTCCAAGCCATTTTTTTCATTTGGAGATGCAATGGCTTCTGACTCAAAAACTTCCCTACTTCTCTTGAATCTACAGCCTCTTGATTCCTTCTCCATATTTGAGTATATCCAACGGATGCCACACGCTTTTATAGCCACTTCCTCCTTGTTTGGTAGGCAAGCAAAGAACGTGACTGCCAGATTCGCATTCTTGTCATCATCAATGACATTTCTTCCTCCTATTATTTCCATTATCTGCTTACAGCATTGTGAATCATACCACAGTAACACATGATCTGACAACACATTCATCTCAAGTCCAGGCCTAAAGTCACAGTGCCATTCTATTGATGACGAACTTGCTATATGGGTCCTTTCACCCCAACTTGTTTCCAAGTAACATTCAAATCCAAACCTAATTTCAAATACTTCACCCATGCTACATGGTTGTATTGGAGGAACAACCAAGTAAAATAGGAAACCAAAGAAATTGGAACTTAGTGGCAGTTGAATGCTAATGGAATTTTGTGAAGAGCAATGATGGAACAAGTCATCAAGTTTCCTGCCTCTAACTGGCAAGAAATAACAAACCTTACCAACATTAGGATTATGCTCACTGACATAACCATCCCCATCATCAACAACAGTGCATTCTTCATTTCTGTTTTCTTCTAATCTTGGTGATAGTTGTTGTGCTTTAGCCCTAATTTCCATCCTAATAATGGCATCTTTCAAAATAGTAAAGTATGACTCTTCATCCAACTTCACGCAGTTTAGGAACATAAAAGTAGTACCGTGCTGTCTCTGTAGTTGTTCTGTGGAACTTGACACTGTCCTCAAAGATTTGCAGTCCCAGGCCTTGAAGTCATGAACGGAAGGTGAAAGCGCTGGCAAAAGTTGTAACCTTTCACAATGACAGATCACAACAATCTTGAGCCGTGGAAGAGTTTTAATGCTTTCTGGAAAGGTCATGATATTAGTGTTATGCAGGATTATGAACAACAATGATGATAACAAAGAAATGCTATCTGGAAGTTCAGTTAAACTTTGGCATCCATCAAATTTCAGTTGTTTTAGATAACGGAAGATAGGGCTAGGTAGGATTGAACGTAAGGTGGCCACTGAGTCACATGCATGATTATTAGGGTCTGAAAGCATGATTTGATTGGTGTACTTTTCAGGAAGATCCATCAGGAGATCACTTATTGGAAATGAGAAGTTTGTAAGATCTTTAAGATGCACAATTGATGATGGTAGTTGTTTCAAGGCAGTTGACCTCAAATGGACATGAATATTGGACTGATTTTTTGAAATTGGGATTGAGAATTCTTGCAGATTTGGGCAATCGTAGGCAACCACTGCGCGAAGAGACGATGAACAATTGTTGCTTGAAAGGCTCTTAAGTTTTTTGCATCCGTGCACAGCTAAATAGTCAAGTTTTGGAAGGGAGAAAATAGAAGGATGAACTTGAATCAAACCTTCACATGCATTCAGCCATATTGAATTTAGATTTGGGGCACCTGAGAAATCTGGACATTCTATCATTTGTTTCGAGCCATTCAGATATATTTTCTCCAAACTTGAAAAATTCTGCAGTGACATACAATGAATCAAGCAAGTTAATATTCATTTCCCTTCTTAAACTTATATCATTGTAAGGGATGAATTTAGAAGGGAAAAAAAATTACCTGTGGCCCATCCCAAAGCTTTTCAACATCACTGTATGGCATGGAGAGTTCAACAAGCTTGCTAGGCCAATAAGTGGTTGACAGAGATTTTAATGGACATCCATCCCATTGAATATATCTCAAGTTATTAGGCAACTCCAAATTTGTTGGAAGACTCAACGTATAATCAACTCTCTTTTGTCCATAACCATTGTTGCTAGCAAAAGCCAGTAACCTTAGGTTTGGCATCTTTCTAAATGCATTGGAGCTTATACATATTTCTGTCTGCTGAGTCAAATCCAAGTATATAGTTTCAATAGTAGTGGATCcctgaaaaataaatataatataattaaaattagagtaaacttttattatataaactatattttaaataaaaaaagatgtgTTTTGTTAAAGTGTTATTCTCTTActttatcattttttaatatGTCACAAACTTCATCTGGTTGCCACACTCTGCTCCGCTTTTCAGGGTTCTTGAGAGATTCTTCGCACACAATTTTGTGACCCATTTCCTGTATCAAGtcatgcatttgtatgctttgaTTCGTAGCTATTGATATAAGAGCCTTGTCTAAAAGGTTTCTTATTCCAATATCTGCGTAGAAACCACACTCGTTTAATATCATTGccactttttctttctcttgcCCTTTAAAAAAACATGCAATATCTAGGAATATATCTTTCTCTGTATCATCTAATTCATTAAAGCTCAACCTCAACACTTTCTGAATATCTGCATTAGGAATCCTCTTTAGTTTTGTCAATGCATTGTCCCATTCCTTTTCACTTTTGGAATGAAGAAATGATCCCAAAACTTTCAAAGCTAAGGGATTTCCTCTGGCATAAGCAAGTGCCCTTTTTGATAGATCCCAATATCCACCATTTTCAGGAGGATGGATTTTGTTGAAGGCATTCAAACTAAACAGTTTGAGAGAGTTCTCATCATTCATTTCCTTGACTTCATGGATGTGATCCACTGATCTACTCAGAAGAACATGCTTATCTCGGGTTGTAACAATAACTTTGCTACCAACTCCAAGATAATCTTGTCCCACTCCAAGCAAATTTTCTAGAAGCTCAGAAGTATTCACATCATCTAGCACAATGAAAACTTTCTTACGCCTCAATCTGCGGATTATAGCAGAAGACACAATCTTTGGAGTGCTAATATGAACATGTTCGTGCAGCAACTCAGAAAGAAGTCTATTGAAAATGTAGTTGAGGCCATGCCTTGAAGATTCTTCTCTTACATTGGCCAAGAAACAACTACCTTGGTACTTGGGAGAGAACTCTTGAAAAATGGCAGCCGCAATAGTTGTTTTTCCTATGCCGCCCATGCCCCAAATCCCAATGGTTTTAATACCCCTTGAGTGGGTCAGTACagattcaatgcatgcatagtTTTGGTCAAATATGAAAGGGCTTCTGAGTTCACTTGTATATTTGTGGTCCAATTTCTGGACAATCATTTGGATTATGTCTTTAATAAGATCAGATTCAGTCCTAACATGCGTAAATGTAACCCAAAATTATTAAATGAAGAGAAAGTCTAGAAGTcagtacttttattaaaatttggttagtacttaatcataaaaaaaagtgaataatttta from Arachis stenosperma cultivar V10309 chromosome 9, arast.V10309.gnm1.PFL2, whole genome shotgun sequence encodes the following:
- the LOC130948965 gene encoding disease resistance protein RPV1-like, with product MVFIDPYYSSSSLISDDLKEYDVFISFRGEDTRENFTSHLHAALRRNQIETYIDNRLEKGEEVWTSLVQAIKDSIVLLVIFSENYASSTWCLNEIVEIMECNNKNGGQHVIPVFYRVDPSHVRRQKGSYHAAFAMHEKSSKHSHEMLEKWKDALFQAANLSGFDSSTYRTESDLIKDIIQMIVQKLDHKYTSELRSPFIFDQNYACIESVLTHSRGIKTIGIWGMGGIGKTTIAAAIFQEFSPKYQGSCFLANVREESSRHGLNYIFNRLLSELLHEHVHISTPKIVSSAIIRRLRRKKVFIVLDDVNTSELLENLLGVGQDYLGVGSKVIVTTRDKHVLLSRSVDHIHEVKEMNDENSLKLFSLNAFNKIHPPENGGYWDLSKRALAYARGNPLALKVLGSFLHSKSEKEWDNALTKLKRIPNADIQKVLRLSFNELDDTEKDIFLDIACFFKGQEKEKVAMILNECGFYADIGIRNLLDKALISIATNQSIQMHDLIQEMGHKIVCEESLKNPEKRSRVWQPDEVCDILKNDKGSTTIETIYLDLTQQTEICISSNAFRKMPNLRLLAFASNNGYGQKRVDYTLSLPTNLELPNNLRYIQWDGCPLKSLSTTYWPSKLVELSMPYSDVEKLWDGPQNFSSLEKIYLNGSKQMIECPDFSGAPNLNSIWLNACEGLIQVHPSIFSLPKLDYLAVHGCKKLKSLSSNNCSSSLRAVVAYDCPNLQEFSIPISKNQSNIHVHLRSTALKQLPSSIVHLKDLTNFSFPISDLLMDLPEKYTNQIMLSDPNNHACDSVATLRSILPSPIFRYLKQLKFDGCQSLTELPDSISLLSSLLFIILHNTNIMTFPESIKTLPRLKIVVICHCERLQLLPALSPSVHDFKAWDCKSLRTVSSSTEQLQRQHGTTFMFLNCVKLDEESYFTILKDAIIRMEIRAKAQQLSPRLEENRNEECTVVDDGDGYVSEHNPNVGKVCYFLPVRGRKLDDLFHHCSSQNSISIQLPLSSNFFGFLFYLVVPPIQPCSMGEVFEIRFGFECYLETSWGERTHIASSSSIEWHCDFRPGLEMNVLSDHVLLWYDSQCCKQIMEIIGGRNVIDDDKNANLAVTFFACLPNKEEVAIKACGIRWIYSNMEKESRGCRFKRSREVFESEAIASPNEKNGLEWIELVPPAKKFKQNVLEASSILEVESIENLR